In a single window of the Serratia quinivorans genome:
- the pcaI gene encoding 3-oxoadipate CoA-transferase subunit A gives MIDKYVASIDAAVADIPDGATIMVGGFGPAGQPYTLLDALIRHRPRGLTLISNNAGNGDFGLAALLKAGCVRKVVCSFPRQSDSWVFDDLYRRGELELELIPQGNLAARIQAAGSGLGGFYTPTGYGTELAQGKETREIDGKHYVFELPLKADFALIKADKADRWGNLLYNKTGRNFGPIMAMAAACTIAEVNRMVPLGELDPENIITPGIFVQRLVTTPDHPAPPSA, from the coding sequence ATGATCGATAAATACGTGGCGTCCATCGATGCCGCCGTCGCCGATATTCCCGATGGCGCGACCATTATGGTCGGCGGTTTTGGCCCGGCCGGTCAGCCCTATACGCTGCTGGACGCTTTGATCCGCCATCGGCCGCGCGGGCTAACGCTGATCAGCAACAACGCCGGTAACGGGGATTTTGGCTTGGCGGCGCTGTTAAAGGCCGGTTGCGTGCGCAAGGTTGTCTGTTCATTCCCGCGCCAGTCGGACTCCTGGGTATTTGATGACTTGTACCGCCGTGGCGAGCTGGAGCTGGAGCTGATCCCGCAGGGCAATCTGGCGGCGCGCATTCAGGCCGCCGGTTCCGGGCTCGGCGGTTTTTACACCCCGACCGGCTATGGCACCGAACTGGCGCAAGGTAAAGAAACGCGCGAGATCGACGGCAAACACTATGTGTTCGAGCTACCGCTGAAGGCAGATTTCGCGCTGATCAAGGCCGATAAAGCCGATCGCTGGGGTAACCTGCTGTACAACAAAACCGGGCGCAACTTTGGGCCGATTATGGCCATGGCCGCCGCCTGCACCATTGCCGAAGTCAACCGCATGGTGCCGCTGGGAGAGTTGGATCCTGAAAATATCATTACGCCGGGGATCTTCGTGCAACGCCTGGTGACTACACCCGATCACCCTGCGCCACCGTCGGCTTAA
- the tibA gene encoding Adhesin/invasin TibA autotransporter precursor, producing MASFAPSFFSRGCLLALATTGGFSAVVNAASPWRVVDGSTLDVTHGYIGTTAGDYPLFSSGDGSLLQTSLTGLSFSTIGNSLYAANIRAGGSARLDGTLLTTNGIQAHAVNVDGGNLVMNSGNITVAGSYSAGVFGRNGARLSLNNLEISANGPRSGGVTLTDGTLTMSHSTIVATDANRKGISLTSSNAEFAHATLENVNIFLRGTGVQAALEVSNGRVEGNAVNISTNGENRGVEIYNSDGGRGSVLLNNSNISTQKGDGIYILNGQVMLDNTTVNTQGGMAVNLNVAAQASIRGGSFTTQSNYRDALWIATADSSAGVTGATFTTYGVGSHAFNAHFGPATLTDSSLNTSGTGGYGLYSESRVQGNNLHITTLGRRSIGVFAARGGIINLDNARIETADSDSSGLLAYPGSVINGNALSVTTAGQDSHALWALTGTLNISNSTLTTQGNAAGLYIRNTSSGGVSNVVLDNVMLSSGLGPAIKTNGATLKLTIKNGSQLTAGNGVLLENLAGSGVDPNDSRVVDLIADNRVVLNGDIRSAVENPVDVALSRATLLNGAVNGVNRLSLSDSSRWTVTHDSTLRALNNDGQVVFRHADGAFQTLSLDSLSGNGAFVMNTDLAALTGDLITVSGEANGEHLLMIKNSGREPDITDSALTLVTTGGGKSHFALNNGAVDAGTYQYELQQRDNDWVLAQKYDAEEKPVVTPVTHTALGLFNATPTLWYGELTGLRTRMGEVRQGKQRGGAWVRTLGSRYQVNDRAGLGYRQTQSGISVGVDNARDTNNGQWLTGLFSGVSRNALDFSQGSTGTINSFFIGGYNTWLLESGWFVDALLKANNFSSHADVRMTDGEKTRGGYNTPGFGLSLEVGRQFVLDSGWFVEPSLQLATLWVKGQSYTFDNGLQATSGVAKSQQAILNGVLGRTLPLENGMTLQPWLRMAAIQEFVNSNPVSINGNGFNNDLSGTRGEYGMGLSLQLTPDVQMYTDARYSKGDKIESPWGANLGVRWSW from the coding sequence ATGGCCTCTTTTGCCCCTTCATTTTTCTCCCGCGGCTGTTTGTTAGCCCTGGCGACCACCGGAGGTTTTTCCGCCGTCGTCAATGCAGCCTCACCCTGGCGCGTCGTTGATGGTTCAACACTGGACGTTACCCACGGCTATATCGGCACAACGGCCGGTGATTACCCTCTGTTTAGCTCCGGTGACGGCAGCCTGTTGCAAACGTCACTGACCGGGCTGAGTTTTAGTACGATCGGCAATTCGCTTTATGCGGCGAATATCCGCGCCGGGGGCAGTGCCCGGCTGGACGGAACCTTGTTAACGACAAACGGCATACAAGCACATGCCGTCAATGTTGATGGCGGGAATTTAGTGATGAACAGCGGCAATATTACCGTCGCCGGCAGTTACAGTGCCGGCGTTTTTGGCCGCAACGGGGCCCGGCTATCACTGAATAATTTGGAAATTTCAGCCAACGGCCCTCGCAGTGGCGGCGTCACCCTAACGGACGGCACATTAACAATGAGCCATTCAACTATTGTTGCCACCGATGCAAACCGTAAAGGTATTTCCCTGACCAGTTCAAATGCAGAGTTCGCCCATGCCACGTTAGAAAACGTTAATATTTTTCTACGCGGAACCGGAGTCCAGGCGGCGTTGGAAGTGAGTAATGGAAGGGTCGAAGGGAATGCCGTTAATATTTCAACCAACGGGGAGAATCGGGGTGTAGAAATCTATAACAGCGACGGGGGGCGGGGTAGCGTTTTATTGAATAACAGTAATATCAGCACCCAGAAAGGGGATGGGATCTACATATTGAACGGTCAAGTCATGCTTGATAACACCACCGTCAACACGCAGGGAGGGATGGCCGTCAATCTCAATGTCGCGGCCCAGGCCTCGATTCGGGGCGGCAGCTTTACCACACAAAGCAACTATAGAGATGCACTGTGGATAGCGACGGCAGACTCTTCAGCTGGCGTCACCGGCGCGACCTTCACGACTTACGGCGTTGGCTCGCACGCCTTCAATGCGCATTTTGGCCCGGCCACGTTGACAGACAGCAGCTTAAACACCTCCGGCACCGGCGGCTACGGGTTGTACAGCGAATCCCGGGTACAAGGTAATAATCTGCACATCACCACACTCGGGAGGCGTAGCATCGGTGTCTTTGCAGCCCGTGGCGGCATCATTAACCTTGATAACGCACGCATTGAAACTGCCGACAGCGACAGCTCCGGATTATTGGCCTATCCCGGTTCGGTCATTAACGGCAATGCGCTGTCGGTCACCACGGCAGGACAAGACAGCCACGCACTGTGGGCGCTAACCGGCACGTTGAATATCAGCAACAGCACGCTGACTACACAAGGTAATGCCGCCGGACTCTACATCCGCAATACTTCCAGCGGCGGCGTCAGTAACGTCGTATTGGATAACGTCATGTTGTCCAGCGGCCTGGGTCCGGCGATAAAAACCAACGGCGCAACGCTAAAACTGACGATAAAAAACGGTTCGCAACTCACCGCCGGCAATGGCGTTTTACTGGAGAATCTGGCCGGTAGCGGCGTTGATCCAAATGACAGCCGGGTTGTGGATTTGATTGCCGACAATCGGGTGGTGCTCAACGGGGATATCCGTTCTGCCGTTGAAAACCCGGTTGATGTGGCGTTGAGTCGGGCCACATTGCTCAATGGCGCCGTCAACGGGGTCAACCGTCTGAGCCTGAGCGATTCCAGCCGGTGGACAGTGACCCATGACTCCACGCTGAGGGCACTAAACAACGACGGCCAGGTCGTCTTTCGTCACGCTGACGGTGCCTTCCAGACCTTATCGCTGGATTCACTGTCGGGGAACGGCGCCTTTGTCATGAATACGGATTTAGCGGCGTTAACCGGTGATTTAATTACCGTCAGCGGGGAAGCTAACGGGGAACATCTGTTGATGATCAAAAACAGTGGCCGGGAACCCGACATTACGGACAGCGCTTTAACCCTGGTAACGACCGGTGGCGGCAAGAGTCACTTTGCGCTGAACAACGGTGCCGTGGACGCCGGGACTTATCAGTATGAATTGCAACAACGCGACAATGATTGGGTGCTGGCGCAAAAATATGATGCCGAAGAAAAACCGGTAGTGACGCCTGTCACCCACACTGCGCTGGGTTTGTTCAATGCCACGCCGACTCTCTGGTATGGCGAACTGACCGGCCTTCGAACCCGTATGGGTGAGGTGCGACAGGGAAAACAACGGGGTGGCGCCTGGGTTCGCACACTGGGGAGCCGCTATCAGGTGAATGATCGCGCAGGCCTTGGCTACCGCCAAACACAATCAGGCATTTCCGTGGGTGTCGACAACGCGCGCGACACCAATAATGGCCAATGGCTGACAGGGTTATTCAGTGGCGTGAGTCGCAATGCGCTCGATTTCAGTCAGGGCAGCACTGGCACCATCAATAGCTTCTTTATTGGTGGCTACAATACCTGGCTACTGGAATCGGGCTGGTTTGTCGATGCGCTACTCAAAGCCAATAATTTTAGTAGCCATGCTGATGTCCGAATGACTGACGGGGAAAAAACCAGGGGTGGTTACAACACGCCTGGCTTTGGTCTGTCGCTGGAAGTCGGCCGCCAATTTGTGCTGGATAGCGGTTGGTTTGTTGAACCCTCTTTGCAACTGGCTACGCTGTGGGTGAAGGGGCAATCCTATACGTTCGACAATGGCTTGCAGGCCACCAGCGGCGTCGCCAAATCCCAACAGGCAATCCTGAATGGCGTTTTAGGGCGAACGCTGCCTCTGGAGAATGGCATGACGTTGCAACCCTGGCTACGTATGGCCGCCATTCAGGAGTTCGTGAACTCCAACCCCGTCAGTATTAATGGGAACGGATTCAACAACGATTTGTCCGGTACCCGGGGTGAGTACGGCATGGGGCTTTCCCTGCAGTTGACCCCTGATGTCCAGATGTATACCGATGCAAGATACAGTAAAGGGGACAAAATTGAATCACCCTGGGGCGCTAACCTCGGTGTCCGTTGGTCCTGGTAA
- the pcaF gene encoding Beta-ketoadipyl-CoA thiolase, translating into MIPAYLCDAVRTPFGRLNGSLASIRADDLAALPLKALQARHPQLDWAAVDDVLLGCANQAGEDNRNVARMALLLAGLPVQIPGCTLNRLCGSSLDAVAMAARAIKTGESELMIAGGVESMSRAPFVMGKAESAFSRMMKLEDTTMGWRFINPQMQALYGVESMPQTAENVALKFGINRQDQDAFALRSQQRTASAQESGFFAEQLIEVSVAQKKGAPLLFTQDEHPRATSLEALSKLKPVVNPQGTVTAGNASGLNDGACALLLASETGMTRHGLQPMARIIASAVTGIEPSIMGFAPAQAVRKVLKIAGLSLDQMDVIELNEAFAAQALAVTRELGLSDDAAQVNPNGGAIALGHPLGASGGRLVMNAAWQLQKTRGRYGLCTMCIGVGQGIALIIERV; encoded by the coding sequence ATGATCCCCGCTTACCTGTGTGATGCCGTCCGTACGCCTTTTGGTCGACTCAACGGCAGCCTGGCCAGCATTCGCGCCGACGACCTGGCCGCCCTGCCGCTCAAAGCGTTGCAGGCGCGCCACCCACAACTTGACTGGGCGGCAGTGGACGACGTGCTGCTTGGCTGTGCCAATCAGGCCGGAGAGGATAACCGCAACGTGGCGCGCATGGCGTTGCTGCTGGCCGGGTTGCCGGTACAGATCCCCGGTTGTACCCTCAACCGCCTGTGCGGCTCCAGTCTGGACGCCGTGGCGATGGCGGCCCGGGCGATCAAAACCGGCGAAAGTGAACTGATGATCGCCGGCGGTGTAGAAAGCATGTCCCGTGCGCCCTTCGTGATGGGCAAGGCGGAAAGCGCCTTCAGCCGAATGATGAAACTGGAAGACACCACCATGGGCTGGCGGTTTATCAACCCACAGATGCAGGCGCTATATGGCGTGGAGTCGATGCCGCAAACCGCCGAAAACGTCGCCCTCAAATTCGGTATTAACCGCCAGGATCAGGACGCCTTTGCCCTGCGCAGCCAGCAGCGCACCGCTAGCGCGCAGGAAAGCGGCTTTTTCGCCGAGCAGTTGATTGAAGTCAGCGTTGCGCAGAAAAAAGGCGCACCGTTACTGTTCACTCAGGACGAACACCCGCGCGCCACCTCGCTGGAAGCCCTGTCGAAGCTGAAACCGGTGGTTAACCCTCAGGGAACGGTGACCGCCGGTAATGCTTCCGGGCTTAACGACGGTGCCTGCGCGCTGCTGCTGGCCAGCGAAACCGGGATGACTCGCCACGGACTGCAACCCATGGCCCGTATTATCGCCAGCGCCGTTACCGGTATTGAGCCTTCAATTATGGGTTTTGCCCCGGCTCAAGCGGTACGCAAGGTATTAAAAATTGCCGGGCTGAGCCTCGACCAAATGGACGTGATTGAACTTAATGAAGCTTTTGCGGCACAGGCATTGGCGGTGACGCGTGAACTGGGGCTGAGTGACGACGCCGCTCAGGTGAATCCCAATGGCGGTGCGATCGCCCTCGGTCATCCGCTGGGTGCTTCCGGTGGCAGGCTGGTGATGAACGCCGCCTGGCAATTGCAAAAGACGCGCGGCCGCTATGGCTTGTGCACTATGTGTATTGGCGTCGGCCAGGGCATTGCACTGATTATCGAACGGGTATGA
- the mgtB_1 gene encoding Magnesium-transporting ATPase, P-type 1: protein MTYINENVRRRDKKTTPYAIAQEAKNSVDQTLANLKCNRNGLTQDDAVERLEQYGVNQVAHEKAPHALVQLFAAFNNPFIYVLMVLAAISFFTDYWLPARRGEETDLTGVIIILVMVSLSGMLRFWQEYRTNKAAETLKSMVRTTATVLRRSSYSAQALTLEIPIRELVPGDIIKLSAGDMIPADVRLLASRDLFISQAILTGEAIPIEKYDALGNVSQKSSEDEVSSEHALLELSNICLMGTNVASGTATAVVVATGGRTYFGSLAKSIVGSRSQTAFDRGVNSVSWLLIRFMLVMVPIVLLINGFTKGDWSEAALFALAVAVGLTPEMLPMIVSSNLAKGAIAMSRRKVVVKRLNAIQNFGAMDVLCTDKTGTLTQDRIILEHHLDVSGVRDNEVLHLAWLNSFHQSGMKNLMDQAVIRFGRGKPGIEALGRFSKVDELPFDFVRRRLSIVVADENHQQRLICKGAVEEMLEIATHVREGAADFYRWIRRDVRHCRRWPPSITRMDSAYWCWQPGSLGNKTMPCR from the coding sequence ATGACCTATATTAATGAAAACGTACGCCGTCGTGATAAAAAAACGACGCCTTACGCCATCGCCCAAGAGGCGAAAAACAGCGTTGATCAGACGCTGGCCAATTTAAAATGTAATCGCAATGGCTTGACCCAGGACGATGCGGTCGAACGCCTGGAGCAGTATGGCGTTAATCAGGTGGCTCATGAGAAGGCGCCCCATGCGCTGGTGCAGTTATTCGCCGCGTTTAACAACCCGTTTATCTATGTGCTGATGGTGCTGGCCGCGATCAGTTTCTTTACCGATTACTGGCTGCCGGCCCGGCGCGGTGAAGAAACCGATCTTACCGGCGTGATCATCATACTGGTGATGGTTTCACTCAGCGGAATGCTGCGTTTTTGGCAGGAGTACCGCACCAACAAGGCGGCGGAGACGCTAAAGTCGATGGTGCGTACTACCGCCACGGTACTGCGCCGCAGCAGTTACAGCGCGCAGGCCTTGACGCTGGAGATACCGATCCGCGAACTGGTGCCGGGCGATATTATTAAGCTGTCTGCCGGCGATATGATACCGGCGGACGTGCGTCTGCTGGCCTCACGCGATCTGTTTATCAGCCAGGCGATCCTGACTGGGGAAGCGATCCCGATCGAAAAATACGATGCGCTGGGCAACGTCAGTCAAAAATCGAGCGAAGACGAAGTTTCCAGTGAACATGCGCTGCTGGAATTGTCGAATATCTGCCTGATGGGCACCAATGTCGCCAGCGGCACCGCCACGGCGGTGGTGGTCGCGACCGGCGGGCGCACCTATTTTGGTTCCTTGGCAAAGTCGATAGTCGGTTCCCGTTCGCAAACCGCGTTTGATCGCGGAGTGAACAGCGTCAGTTGGCTGCTGATCCGCTTTATGCTGGTGATGGTGCCGATCGTATTGTTGATTAATGGCTTCACCAAGGGCGACTGGAGCGAAGCGGCGCTGTTTGCTTTGGCAGTAGCAGTCGGACTGACGCCAGAGATGCTGCCGATGATCGTCAGTTCCAATCTGGCGAAGGGCGCCATTGCCATGTCACGGCGTAAAGTGGTGGTCAAACGTTTGAATGCCATCCAGAATTTTGGCGCGATGGACGTACTCTGCACCGACAAAACCGGCACCCTGACCCAGGATCGCATCATCCTCGAACACCACCTGGACGTCAGCGGCGTCAGAGACAATGAAGTGCTGCATCTGGCCTGGCTGAACAGCTTCCACCAGAGCGGGATGAAAAACCTGATGGATCAGGCGGTGATCCGCTTTGGGCGTGGCAAACCGGGTATTGAAGCATTGGGGCGTTTCAGCAAGGTTGACGAGTTGCCGTTCGATTTTGTGCGTCGCCGCCTGTCGATCGTCGTAGCGGATGAAAACCACCAACAGCGGCTGATCTGTAAAGGGGCCGTGGAGGAAATGCTGGAAATCGCTACCCATGTACGTGAAGGGGCAGCAGATTTTTACCGCTGGATCAGGCGCGACGTGAGGCACTGCAGGCGCTGGCCGCCCAGTATAACGAGGATGGATTCCGCGTACTGGTGTTGGCAACCCGGGAGCTTGGGGAACAAAACAATGCCTTGCCGCTGA
- a CDS encoding Protein of uncharacterised function (DUF3307), which translates to MDLSYLPLLIWLLIAHLLADFPLQPRSWVEDKIRHRAGSRFLLLHALLHGVLAAWVVAVFALLYGGISSAQVLFALLVIAISHWLTDLLKVTLLTRLSQARGFLLDQGLHLTVIVLLWLLLTPNALALISVLASAAARWQSGLVLLAYLLIYMPMGILMGQLLARWTPQMPPSAKADNDSLLRAGKQIGYLERTLILTFVLIGQIPAIGFLLAAKSIFRFGDLRQSDDKMRTEYVLLGTLFSFTLTIMLGLLVKKLL; encoded by the coding sequence ATGGATTTAAGCTACCTGCCCCTGCTGATCTGGTTGCTGATAGCCCATTTGCTTGCCGACTTCCCACTGCAACCGCGTAGTTGGGTTGAAGATAAAATACGTCATCGGGCCGGCTCTCGCTTCCTGCTGCTGCATGCCCTGCTGCACGGCGTGCTGGCTGCCTGGGTCGTGGCCGTTTTTGCTCTGTTGTATGGCGGGATCTCTTCCGCTCAAGTGCTGTTCGCCCTGTTGGTTATTGCCATCAGCCACTGGCTGACCGACCTGCTGAAAGTCACCCTGTTAACCCGCCTCAGCCAGGCACGTGGTTTTTTGCTCGATCAAGGCCTGCACCTGACGGTGATTGTTTTGCTGTGGCTGTTGCTTACGCCGAATGCCCTCGCCCTGATTAGCGTGCTGGCTAGCGCCGCGGCTCGCTGGCAATCCGGGCTGGTGCTACTGGCTTATTTATTGATTTATATGCCGATGGGCATTCTGATGGGGCAATTGCTGGCGCGCTGGACGCCACAGATGCCGCCGTCAGCCAAAGCGGATAACGATTCGCTGTTACGCGCAGGCAAACAAATCGGTTATCTGGAAAGAACGCTGATCCTGACCTTTGTGCTGATAGGGCAGATCCCGGCTATCGGTTTTTTGCTGGCGGCCAAGTCAATCTTTCGCTTTGGTGATTTACGCCAGAGTGATGACAAAATGCGTACCGAGTATGTGCTGCTCGGTACGCTGTTTTCCTTTACGCTAACCATCATGCTGGGTCTGTTGGTGAAGAAACTGCTGTAG
- the mgtB_2 gene encoding Magnesium-transporting ATPase, P-type 1 — translation MLATRELGEQNNALPLSVTDERDMVIQGVLTFLDPPKESAQEAIAALQENGVAVKVLTGDNPVITCKICRDVGLEPGEPLSGPQIAEMDDATLAREVEQRTVFTKLTPLQKSRVLKMLQANGHTVGFLGDGINDAPALRDADVGISVDTGTDIAKESADIILLEKNLMVLEEGVIKGRETFGNIIKYLNMTASSNFGNVFSVLVASAFIPFLPMLAIHLLIQNLMYDISQLSLPWDKMDKEFLRKPRKWDAKNIGRFMLWIGPTSSIFDITTYALMWFVFAANSVEHQALFQSGWFIEGLLSQTLVVHMLRTQKIPFIQSTAALPVLLTTILVMALGIYLPFSPLGALVGLQPLPWEYFPWLAGTLISYCVVAQLMKRFYIRRFGEWL, via the coding sequence GTGTTGGCAACCCGGGAGCTTGGGGAACAAAACAATGCCTTGCCGCTGAGCGTGACCGATGAACGCGATATGGTGATCCAGGGCGTCCTGACCTTCCTTGACCCACCGAAAGAAAGTGCGCAGGAAGCTATTGCTGCACTACAGGAAAACGGTGTGGCGGTGAAAGTCCTGACCGGCGATAACCCGGTGATCACCTGCAAGATTTGCCGCGATGTTGGCCTGGAGCCTGGCGAACCGCTCTCCGGACCGCAGATTGCCGAGATGGACGATGCCACATTGGCACGTGAAGTGGAGCAGCGCACGGTCTTTACCAAACTGACGCCGCTGCAAAAGTCGCGGGTGTTGAAAATGTTGCAGGCGAATGGTCATACCGTCGGTTTCCTTGGTGACGGCATTAATGATGCCCCGGCGTTGCGCGATGCCGACGTAGGTATTTCGGTGGACACCGGCACTGATATTGCCAAGGAATCGGCAGACATCATTTTGCTGGAAAAAAACCTGATGGTGTTGGAAGAGGGCGTGATCAAAGGGCGCGAGACCTTCGGCAATATCATCAAGTACCTGAACATGACCGCCAGCTCCAACTTCGGCAACGTGTTCTCCGTGCTGGTGGCCAGCGCATTTATTCCGTTCTTGCCGATGCTGGCGATCCACCTGCTGATCCAGAACCTGATGTACGATATTTCTCAGCTGTCGCTGCCGTGGGACAAGATGGACAAGGAGTTCCTGCGTAAACCGCGCAAGTGGGATGCGAAAAACATTGGCCGCTTTATGCTGTGGATTGGGCCGACCTCGTCGATTTTCGATATCACTACCTATGCGCTGATGTGGTTTGTCTTCGCTGCCAACAGCGTGGAGCATCAGGCCCTGTTCCAGTCCGGGTGGTTTATTGAGGGGTTACTGTCGCAAACGCTGGTGGTGCATATGCTGCGTACCCAGAAAATTCCGTTTATTCAGAGCACCGCTGCATTGCCGGTTCTGCTGACCACGATATTGGTGATGGCGTTGGGGATTTATCTGCCGTTCTCACCGCTTGGCGCCCTGGTTGGGCTGCAGCCGCTGCCCTGGGAATACTTCCCGTGGCTGGCCGGTACCTTGATCAGCTACTGCGTTGTCGCGCAACTGATGAAGCGGTTCTATATTCGCCGTTTCGGTGAGTGGTTGTAA
- the pcaJ gene encoding 3-oxoadipate CoA-transferase subunit B: MTKLTHQQLAERIARDIPEGAYVNLGIGIPTQIANFLPADKEIFLHSENGILGMGPAPAAGQEDPELINAGKQPVTLLKGGCFFHHGDSFAMMRGGHLDICVLGAYQVSERGDLANWSTGAAGAIPAVGGAMDLAIGARQVFVMTEHLSKKGECKIVQHCTYPLTGVGCIDRIYSDLAVMDVTSQGLVVREIFGGLTPQQLQAVTPVELTFALQHGEPPHDPRLPV, from the coding sequence ATGACCAAACTTACACATCAACAGTTGGCCGAACGTATTGCCCGCGATATCCCGGAAGGTGCCTACGTCAACCTGGGCATTGGGATCCCAACCCAGATAGCCAACTTCCTGCCGGCGGATAAAGAGATCTTCCTGCACAGCGAAAACGGCATTCTCGGTATGGGCCCGGCACCGGCGGCCGGCCAGGAAGATCCCGAACTGATCAACGCCGGTAAACAGCCGGTTACCCTGCTCAAAGGCGGCTGCTTTTTCCATCACGGCGACTCTTTTGCCATGATGCGCGGCGGTCACCTGGATATCTGCGTGCTCGGCGCCTATCAGGTTTCCGAACGCGGCGATCTGGCCAACTGGAGTACCGGCGCAGCGGGGGCAATCCCGGCGGTCGGCGGCGCAATGGATCTGGCGATTGGCGCCCGTCAGGTGTTTGTGATGACCGAACACCTGTCCAAAAAAGGCGAATGCAAAATTGTTCAGCACTGTACTTATCCCCTGACCGGCGTCGGCTGTATCGATCGCATCTACAGCGATCTGGCGGTGATGGACGTGACTTCTCAGGGTCTGGTGGTACGCGAAATATTTGGTGGGCTGACCCCGCAGCAATTGCAAGCAGTCACCCCGGTCGAACTGACCTTTGCCCTTCAGCACGGAGAACCACCGCATGATCCCCGCTTACCTGTGTGA
- the pobR_1 gene encoding p-hydroxybenzoate hydroxylase transcriptional activator: protein MSDASESGAGELRRLQEIGELSNDQYKGDPNFMASLTRGLEVLQAFQPQYSQMSVSEISQITGIPRAAVRRCLYTLRALGFVHCPDGRHYRLLPRVLTIGHAYLSSSELAKAAQNSLDYLSKLLNESCSVATLDGDNILYIARASVKRIMTIDLGRGSRLPAYATSMGLVLLSSLDDEQLDDYLSRVSFEPLTEFTVTSAEQLREQLAKVRRQGYAINDQQLEIGLRSIAVPMHSRKGGVVAAMNVGVNASQISSAELRERVLPQLQRTAMELALLL, encoded by the coding sequence ATGAGTGATGCGTCGGAGTCTGGTGCTGGAGAACTGCGTCGGTTGCAGGAGATCGGGGAGTTAAGCAACGATCAATATAAGGGTGACCCCAATTTTATGGCGTCGTTGACCAGGGGGCTGGAGGTGCTGCAGGCCTTCCAGCCGCAGTATTCACAAATGTCGGTTTCTGAAATCAGCCAAATTACCGGTATCCCTCGTGCGGCGGTGCGGCGTTGCCTGTACACCCTGCGTGCGTTGGGATTTGTGCATTGCCCTGACGGCCGCCATTACCGGCTGCTGCCGCGGGTGCTGACCATCGGGCACGCCTATCTTTCTTCTTCCGAACTGGCGAAAGCGGCGCAGAACTCGCTGGACTACCTCAGTAAGCTGCTGAATGAATCCTGCTCGGTGGCGACGCTGGACGGTGACAATATCCTGTATATCGCCCGCGCTTCGGTGAAGCGTATTATGACAATCGATTTGGGGCGCGGCAGCCGCCTGCCGGCCTATGCGACTTCGATGGGACTGGTCTTGCTCAGTTCGCTGGATGACGAACAGTTGGACGATTATCTGTCGCGGGTCAGTTTCGAACCGCTGACCGAATTCACCGTGACCAGCGCCGAGCAACTGCGTGAACAGTTGGCTAAAGTGCGTCGGCAAGGCTATGCCATCAACGATCAACAGTTGGAAATTGGTCTGCGTTCGATCGCGGTGCCGATGCATTCCCGCAAGGGCGGCGTAGTCGCGGCGATGAACGTGGGCGTCAACGCTTCGCAAATTTCGTCGGCGGAACTGCGTGAGCGGGTGCTGCCACAGCTGCAACGCACGGCGATGGAGCTGGCGCTGCTGCTGTAG
- the catD gene encoding 3-oxoadipate enol-lactonase 2, whose protein sequence is MDIDYRLDGHAGAPLLVLSNSLGTTFDMWQAQLPVLIERFHVLRYNQRGHGATPLPTLPLRLEDLGQDVIALLDHLDAPSAHFCGISMGGLTGLWLNRYHPQRIRRLVVANTAARIGSAEGWQQRAQQVRHSGLAPIAAASPARWFSEAFLQQHPEQVAPLVAGLAAGNAEGYAACCDALALADLRAEIVSMTRPMRVIAGELDPVTTIADAEFLVANAPHAELQCLPASHISNIACPDLFNRSVVEFLSEKI, encoded by the coding sequence ATGGATATCGACTATCGCCTTGATGGCCACGCCGGAGCGCCGCTGTTGGTGCTGTCCAACTCGCTCGGTACCACCTTCGACATGTGGCAGGCGCAACTGCCGGTGTTGATTGAGCGCTTTCACGTCTTGCGCTATAACCAGCGCGGGCACGGTGCCACACCGTTGCCAACGCTTCCGCTGCGGCTTGAGGATCTGGGCCAGGATGTGATCGCCCTGCTCGATCATCTGGATGCACCAAGCGCCCACTTTTGCGGCATTTCGATGGGCGGCCTGACCGGGTTATGGCTCAACCGCTACCACCCGCAACGCATCAGGCGACTGGTGGTCGCCAATACTGCCGCCCGCATCGGCAGTGCCGAAGGCTGGCAACAACGCGCCCAACAGGTACGCCACTCCGGGCTGGCGCCGATCGCCGCCGCCTCTCCCGCTCGCTGGTTCAGCGAAGCTTTTTTACAGCAGCATCCTGAACAGGTTGCCCCACTGGTCGCCGGGCTGGCGGCCGGTAATGCCGAAGGTTACGCCGCCTGCTGCGATGCTCTGGCGCTGGCTGATCTCCGTGCGGAAATTGTCTCTATGACGCGGCCAATGAGAGTGATAGCCGGAGAACTGGATCCGGTGACTACGATAGCGGACGCCGAATTCCTGGTCGCCAACGCCCCCCATGCCGAACTGCAATGCCTGCCTGCTTCGCATATCTCCAATATTGCCTGTCCGGATCTCTTCAACCGCAGCGTTGTCGAGTTCCTGTCCGAGAAGATTTGA